The Acipenser ruthenus chromosome 15, fAciRut3.2 maternal haplotype, whole genome shotgun sequence genomic sequence TTATTGTCATCTATAACTGTAAAACACTCCGTCATAACATATGATAAAGACTTgatgttgaaacatttgttaaagaattgtgctagttttttttttttttccccagtattTTTACCAACATTTGATACTGTTAAAGGTGCTATTGCCCTTTAGGACCGCAGAgagggtttgttttttgttaacaaaaacattCATGTCTAGTTTAGTACTGCAATGACTGAATCTATGGGGATCTATTTAATTTAGACAGAGCTGAGAATCCCACAGATACAATTGCAAGTCTAGTTAGGAAAAGCTGTTAGAAAACAACTTAGGATGTTGCGTTTATGGCTATTGAGCAGTGGAGGTTTCATTTCAGCAGAAGTTTTTTTAGCCAGTAACTAAATTTGCACATGCGATTTTACAGGAAAGGAtaactgatataaaaaaaaggttaaaagaaACCTTTATTGTTAGACAatcctttttaaaagttttacattATGACGATATCTGTTTGTGCTCGGTGGGAAGCATTGACTTTAATAGTAGATATTACAAAGAGTGTGTGACAGACTCCCATTAGAACGAGAGTGCTACcgtgcacaagttttttttttttttttctctgtaagcCGTCCAAGAGATTTCCTGCCAAGGCAGTGTATGAACGAAAGCCAAACAAAACACAGGCGCCCTTCCAGCCAAACGAGGCACGCTTCCACTAATAGAGAGAGAAAGGCTTCCAGACCTAACACGGTACTTACAGGAAAGCAAAATTCTTTACGCTAGATAATAGCTTAATGACAGAGTAAATGAAGTCTCTGTGGTAAAACGAATGTCAGCAAATGAGCACCTCATTAAAAGATCCAATATCCATTTTCTGATATTTAAATGACACTTTATTGTAAAGAAAAACAGATTCCCAAATatttttttgagggggggggatggggggctTTGTCAATAAATGTGTGTGCGTGAACCTTTTGTTCACACAAAATTGAGTTCTCTTATCATAGCCCCCCTACTTTTCAGTATCTCACGGTACCCTTCATTTTTCtgaggaacaaaaacaaaataggcCAATAGGTCTATTTGCTGATCTAGTAATGATCATTATTATATTTTACTTTCAACGCATTCTGTTTTAATCTTGTACAATAAGAAgtataaagaaatacataaataaacaaaatctcCACAATGTATAGGTTGTATGATACATTTACATTACCTACATTTTTAACATGAAAAAGAATTGCCAATCAGGAAAATTCTAACATCGAGCCCTAAATATCACTCCTAACCGGCTGCTACAGTTCTACACTAAAAGGTATTGGAACTGatgttaattaataaatattgGTAATGAAACataacaataaatcaattaaaaaatgtatgggATAGTAATGTTTATTcacactgtaaaataaacattgggcaggtacagtattttgttaagcTTTATAAATCTTAAGAtggttattattaaaaatatcttCTTAATTGAATCAAGCCTTCCATGTTGTGAAAGCACACCACGGATGACACAGCCACTGTTGAGTTTTCAATTTCCTTAATCCTGGCAGCTGGTTCATACTGTGCACATGTtgtctttgaattttttttttttttgctaaaataTCAGGTAATCTGAGTGAAACTTGGattactgtctttttttttttttacagcatgtgAACCCCTTTACTGAGAAATTAAGTGATACATTGAAGAACgatagataaaaacaaaaaaagaaaatttgaCCATAAAGGAACTGCCTTTATGGAATTTCAGACCGGAACACAAATATTTTATGATGTTTGAGTAGCCTTTAGAAaaaacacagcatttttttttttttgtatgtttacacATACATACATCCGTTGCCCGTTCCTGTAGTGTGTGTCGGTGGGTGCGTGTGTGTTAAATCGCAAAGAGCCTCACACTGTCACCACGCTGAGCAGAAGAGCATCCGCTGCAGCAAAAGAAGTGCCGcaggtttttctctttttttttcatatggaaaTGTGAAATAATGGGGTGATTAAATAGAGCTGTATATTAAAGTACAGCTGACATTAGAATTAGCATAATGTGCTCTCGCCTAAGGCTGGATACTTTATTTACCATCTGCGTTGGACTGAATTCCCCCCGGGAGGGCAGACGCTGAACAGTTCTCAATAAACTCATGCTCGAGTCCCTTTATCGTGAGGAGAAATACCATTTTAAGCAGTACGCATTGATTCGTCTTAATTGCGGGGCAGAAATGAACATTCAGACCCCAATGACTTTTGTGCTGTGTGAGAAGTTCGGTTTGCAGTTAACTTCACACCCAAtcattaaaacctgcagagaaaaaaaatgacaacagttGGATAATTGTTGTAGGGTTTAGTAGCGTCTTTTGGATTAAAGTATTGAGGGATGCTGTCACACTCAATTGAAATTGTATAGTGGTACACTCTATACAGTGCACCAAGTAAGGCACAGTGAATGGATACCCCAAAGAAATCCTTTTGTTTCCTAACGGTATACATTACTCTAGTTTTTATGTTATTTAGCCTTGATAGTAAGTTAACACATAATTTACAGATTTTTAAATCATAGAAAATCAGATATGAAAACAGTACACAGTGACAATGtgcttttttttacagtttatagTTTAAAGCTTTCATAATTTTTAATAAGGATTTTGAATTCTGAAAAAATAATCGTGAAATTGCTGTACCTTTGAATGTGGTGGGTATCCTTGCGGTGACACCTTGCTGGCTCTGATGATATGTAGACAGTGTTCCTTCCAAGTGTAACAAATGTTGGCTTTGTTGGTTCGTTTAGTAGCTTGCTTTTAAGATGtaatttttagtttttaataagTGTGTAATGACTAAATGAGCCTCTTGCTTTTGatcattttaaatttgatttgtgttttttcgAAGGGGTTTCTATTGTTACAAGGTCGAAGCAAGTTTCTATCCTTCTGCTTTTCATTAGTGCAGAGAAGGTGCTCTTTTCATAGGAATATCCTGGAGATGAAACACCTTTTAAGGAAACGGACTTCCATTTGTAACTGTTCATTActtaatgaacaaataaaaacttTATAAAATGTGAAAGTCGGCATTAAAAGTTTAATTCCACGTGCCATCCTTAGACTGCCTTTGGGAAGCAACTATGCTGTACTCTGCACGTTATAATGAGGTATGTGATATAATGACGGTGATTCTAATAGGATGTAATGTTGCTGGGAGCCAAGGTAGGTAGTTGCCTTATGTCAAAGGCAGAAATGGTGTTCTATTAGTGGTTTATAATTAGGATGGGCTGTATTTCTTCTTTCAGATAATTTACACTTGTATTTCAtactaaattaattacattaaagATGCAGAAATATTGAATGTACTTTGTCCCTTAAATATGCCCTCATgattcagtgttttgtgtttttgaagaaGCTGATTATTTTTTAAGTATGGTAGCTGAATCAATATTGCAATTAAAGACCATTTAATTACTTGTGTGTAGGGTAGGGCAGTTCTGCAAGCTGTCAGATAAAAATATTCCTGCAAGGATGGTGTTATTTGGACTTTATGCACATGGCACTATGAGAAGCAAATACAATATGACTGTATGGGATGCCTTTCAACAGAAGTAAGATACTAAGATAAGTAGTTATTGAATAGTAATAGCAAGGAATTTGTAAGATAATTACCATCCACCCTCCTCCTTTCTTCTTTTTCTCTGTCTACTCTAAGGGCATCCGCTTTTTTCTTAGTGTGGTAATAAAGCTGAACCTCAAAACCTTGCTACACAATTTAAACACCTCTGAGGATTAAAATCAGTGTGTACTGCTACACTTGGtttctgtttggaatggaaaggGGAGAGTTATTCTATACTAATACCCATCTTTCTCGTGGCCAGAGTAGGCCAGCGCAGAGCGCTTTCATTTAATAGATACACGAGAAAAACGAGTGCACAGTTATCattttgattgtgtttttatAAATCCCCAAAGACCACTGGACACCGTGAATAACATTCCTTCCTACTGTATGCATTGTATATCACTGCCTGTTTGTAGTGCTGCTTAATGAGTCCCTTTTGCTTTAAAGATCCTGTATAACACAGAACAGCAGCATCAATTTGGCATGTGTAGTTAAAGCTACACAATACTACCAAAccatttatataatttatataattacTCATTGATATAATACTCTGTTCCATGTGGTAGGTATTATGGAAGACGTTTGTAGACAATGcaataatatattattaaatgcatttataaTTATAACTGTGATTGGAAAACATTATCCTTTAGGCTAGGATCTTCTTCACCACTGAATGAACCAGAAATAACACTAAACTGGGTGTCAGAAGATAACTAATAtttcagtgctgtgtgatgccaTTCAGAGTTGCGGCAATAGTATGTTTGGATACTGACCAAGATTCACTGCAAACAAAACGACATGTATGTTGTGGTGAagagcagaaaaaaggcagatgaagctaaatatttggaaaaaattagtaacctgtttgttttgtaaaacagtttgtacaTTCTGATCTGCTCAGTTTGATGATCAAAATACCAgagagaaatatttttaaaacacatttgcagttgcattttttaaacaagatatttaaaaattacattctGCTAGACTCCCAtccaaaattaaatacaaatatatttctgAAGGAGAGACTATCCCTTGCTATGCTTCTGGGATGAGCAACAAAATAAAGTAAGTGAGATGGCTGCAtccacaaaagaaagaaaatcattTGGGATAACATCTGCTGTAAGTGATACATTTTAGGAGGCTGAATACCCTGAgactatattttaaaataaaactaaataagaaCATTATAATTGCATatacttaaatagaaaatagaatcATTCTATAcattcttttttgtgttgttaGTGCTTTTGGAAGGTGGGGGTTATGTACAGTAGGGATGGTTTGGTTATTATATTTACTTTAATTGGGCATTACCAATTTGGTTGTAAAGAGAACAGTTAAACACTGTTTCAATCATGTATGCAATAGTGTAATTTATAAAACGAGATAACAAATTATAGTATGTATTATTTACTTTCCAAAGATACACTCTACACCCGTCATTGAGTCTCAACAGTTACGTATACACATCAGTATATTATTCAGAGAGTGCCACAAAACTTTGTACCCACAAAATACTGAGGGGACATTTAGTGTATAGTATGTCACAGTGTTACTGTTCAAACCCTATTGTGCTGTAATTGTGAATTTGCATTATTATAGTTCACATAAATGTTTGGCCAGAAATACAAAATGGAAAACATTGAATTTCTgactaaaataaaatgtgcagttttccttAAAATTAGTTGTCCTAAGAGTCACCTAACAATACACTGAACCCCTTAAATAACAGCTTCTCTACATTAGAAACTGAGATATCTTGAAGTATGTATTCCACTACAGTCATTCTTAAATATTGTTACAGAATATTGTGCAAAATAAGCAGGAAGTGTCTAGAACTACAGTATCACTGTGAAAAACCAGTTGTTGCATCACatgatcaatatttattttatcagcTACTGATCTACAATTATTTCAGACAGGGATCTACTATCTACTATAGTTCTTGAGTGTACAGTAGTTTGCAATTGAAATAAGTTACTGAATAAGTTCCAACTAATGCAATTAACTGATAAATGAGTGATGTTTATCAGTGACATTTTATTAGGTAAATATTAAAACCATTGCTCTATGTACAgtagcattttttatttacaaatgtgttttactCTAAGAAAAAGTAATGTGGTAAATCAATAAAAAGTgattcacattatttatttattcctaaaTGAAGAAAATTAACACAGTATTATACGAAAGTGATTTAATACACAATAATTGACATTCTTTTCAATTTCATTACAGGTAGAGATGAACCTTCAAGCTATATTTGCACAACTTGCAAGCAGCCCTTTAACAGCGCCTGGTTCCTTCTCCAGCATGCTCAGAACACACATGGGATTCGCATCTACCTGGAGACAAATCCCTCCAGCAGTTCCTTAACTCCAAGGATCACCATTCCTCCACCAATGGGACCTGAACCTGTACCCCATTCCCCTCTAACCAGTTTCCTTGGAGACAGCAACCCCTTCCATCTTCTTCGAATGACAGGACCTGTGCTTCGGGACCCGCCAAGCTTTCTGGAAAGCCGTCTTCCAAACACTCCCCCTTTTGTCAGCCCTCCACCCCGCCATCATTTGGACCCACACCGACTGGAACACCTTAGTGCCGAGGAAATGGGCTTGATCTCCCAACATCCCAGTGCCTTCGAAAGAGTTATGCGCCTGACACCAATGGCAATAGAGTCCCAATCGATGGATTTTTCCAGACGACTCAGAGAACTTGCAGGAAACAGCAGTTCCACCCCACCCCTTTCGCCAAGCCGCACTAACCCTATGCACCGCCTACTCAACCCATTCCAACCTAGCCCGAAATCACCTTTCATGAGCACCCCTCCACTGCCACCAATGGCCCCTAACCATACCACATCTCCTCAGCCCCAGTTAAAAAGTAAGTCCTGTGAATTCTGTGGAAAGACTTTCAAGTTTCAGAGTAACCTTGTTGTACACCGGCGAAGTCACACAGGAGAAAAGCCCTACAAGTGCCAGCTCTGTGACCATGCCTGCTCCCAAGCCAGCAAACTCAAGAGACACATGAAGACGCACATGCATAAGTCTGGCTCAATGACAGGAAGGTCTGATGATGGACTCTCTACCACTAGTTCTCCTGAGCCCGGCACCAGCGAAATCCCTGGTGAGGGGATCAAACACAGAGAGTTCAGAAATGAAAGTGAAGCTTCCCTGGGGCAGGACaatgaggaggaagaggaggaggaggaagaagaagagctGGAAAATGAGAGCAGACCTGAGTCAAACTATAGCATGGACTCTGAGTTCTATCGCAATAGGGAAAATGGCTCTAAGCCCCCACCAGATGAAAAGTCATTTTCTCTAGGCAAGATCGTGGAAAATGTGAGTTTAAGTACTATACAACAGTACAATGACTTGTTAGAAGACAATCGTAAAAGAGGCCCCTTTTCCAAAAGGTGTTCTGACGGCCAGCGAGACACAGAAGATGCAAACTCAGTGGCAGGGGAGATACATCGTGTGGAAGAAAGGACTGTGAATGGTAGAAACTTTGGATCAGGTGACTCTTTCTCAGGTCTGTTTCCTCGAAAGCCCACCCCTATCACAAGCCCCAGCTTGTCCAACTCATCAGCGAAGAGAATAAAAATAGAGAAGGACCTGGAATTGCCACCAGCGCCTCTGATCCCCTCAGAGAACGTATACTCCCAGTGGCTAGTAGGTTATGCAGCTTCAAGGCACTTCATTAAAGACCCGTTCCTCGGATTCACAGACTCCAGACAATCTCCCTTCGCCACGTCATCCGAGCACTCGTCAGAGAATGGCAGTCTGCGTTTCTCTACACCACCTGGAGACATGCTAGATGGGGGTCTCTCAGGGCGCAGCGGGACAGCGAGTGGTGGCAGCACCCCTCACCTGGGAGGTGGGCCCAGGCCAGGCAGACCCAGCTCCAAGGA encodes the following:
- the LOC117422375 gene encoding B-cell lymphoma/leukemia 11B-like isoform X2, which translates into the protein MSRRKQGNPQHLSQREIITSEADHVEARINDAEAHTAMDPSPVGTGGGVGDHDLLTCGQCQMNFPLGHILVFIEHKKKQCNGLISGPGCYEKSLDRGSPSPQRTELRKVVEPVEIGIQVTPEEEDERLLTPTKGICPKQENITAGRDEPSSYICTTCKQPFNSAWFLLQHAQNTHGIRIYLETNPSSSSLTPRITIPPPMGPEPVPHSPLTSFLGDSNPFHLLRMTGPVLRDPPSFLESRLPNTPPFVSPPPRHHLDPHRLEHLSAEEMGLISQHPSAFERVMRLTPMAIESQSMDFSRRLRELAGNSSSTPPLSPSRTNPMHRLLNPFQPSPKSPFMSTPPLPPMAPNHTTSPQPQLKSKSCEFCGKTFKFQSNLVVHRRSHTGEKPYKCQLCDHACSQASKLKRHMKTHMHKSGSMTGRSDDGLSTTSSPEPGTSEIPGEGIKHREFRNESEASLGQDNEEEEEEEEEEELENESRPESNYSMDSEFYRNRENGSKPPPDEKSFSLGKIVENVSLSTIQQYNDLLEDNRKRGPFSKRCSDGQRDTEDANSVAGEIHRVEERTVNGRNFGSGDSFSGLFPRKPTPITSPSLSNSSAKRIKIEKDLELPPAPLIPSENVYSQWLVGYAASRHFIKDPFLGFTDSRQSPFATSSEHSSENGSLRFSTPPGDMLDGGLSGRSGTASGGSTPHLGGGPRPGRPSSKESRRSDTCEYCGKIFKNCSNLTVHRRSHTGERPYKCDLCNYACAQSSKLTRHMKTHGQLGLPMMCS
- the LOC117422375 gene encoding B-cell lymphoma/leukemia 11B-like isoform X1, translated to MSRRKQGNPQHLSQREIITSEADHVEARINDAEAHTAMDPSPVGTGGGVGDHDLLTCGQCQMNFPLGHILVFIEHKKKQCNGLISGPGCYEKSLDRGSPSPQRTELRKVVEPVEIGIQVTPEEEDERLLTPTKGICPKQENITAGRDEPSSYICTTCKQPFNSAWFLLQHAQNTHGIRIYLETNPSSSSLTPRITIPPPMGPEPVPHSPLTSFLGDSNPFHLLRMTGPVLRDPPSFLESRLPNTPPFVSPPPRHHLDPHRLEHLSAEEMGLISQHPSAFERVMRLTPMAIESQSMDFSRRLRELAGNSSSTPPLSPSRTNPMHRLLNPFQPSPKSPFMSTPPLPPMAPNHTTSPQPQLKSKSCEFCGKTFKFQSNLVVHRRSHTGEKPYKCQLCDHACSQASKLKRHMKTHMHKSGSMTGRSDDGLSTTSSPEPGTSEIPGEGIKHREFRNESEASLGQDNEEEEEEEEEEELENESRPESNYSMDSEFYRNRENGSKPPPDEKSFSLGKIVENVSLSTIQQYNDLLEDNRKRGPFSKRCSDGQRDTEDANSVAGEIHRVEERTVNGRNFGSGDSFSGLFPRKPTPITSPSLSNSSAKRIKIEKDLELPPAPLIPSENVYSQWLVGYAASRHFIKDPFLGFTDSRQSPFATSSEHSSENGSLRFSTPPGDMLDGGLSGRSGTASGGSTPHLGGGPRPGRPSSKESRRSDTCEYCGKIFKNCSNLTVHRRSHTGERPYKCDLCNYACAQSSKLTRHMKTHGQLGKEVYRCDICQMPFSVYSTLEKHMKKWHGEHLMTNEVKIEQAERS